CTTTTCAAGGACTATTACTACAACATTGACATTGTCATGAAGGGAAGTCCCGAGCTTATTGCCTTTGCCTATGACGTTGGGCTTGGAAACAACAATCATCACGGATTTGGAATGCTGGATATATACTAGGTGTTTTAAATGAAAAATAATCATGATTCAAACAGATCCCTCCTTTACTATCTGATTTTGGGTTCGGTTGTCACCTTTCTTTTAATATTGTTTCCGATTTCATTTTTTTACATCAAGAACATGATTTTTCTTTTAGTGGTTTTGGGATCTTTGGTACTCTTTGCGGTTATTTTCAAGGGATTCAGGAATGAAAACAAAAAGACGTTAGATTTTTTTGAAAAGGATGCTTCTTGTGATGTTCTGTTTGCATCAACGATTGATTATGATGAGAAGAAGCTCTACAGTCTAAATGAATCTTGTGATGACGAATCTTCCAGATTGAAAAAGTTATAATGATTTTATATTTACAAAACTGATTTTAAATTTTATTTTTTCTATTTATCTTTAAATTGACCATATTTTTTAATTATAAAGTTATTTGAATTAATATCGATTATTAGCTATTCAAAACTATATTTTGGAATCATTGCATATATGTCCCATTTCATGATAAATTCACATGAACAGCAAATATACTGTTTCACTTGAATTTCATAACACTTTAATTTAAAAATAAGAAAAAAAATTTCGTATTTGCTGTTGAATTGTTCTTATACAAATACTGGTGAATAATCATTTATTAATTTAATTAAATTCGTTTGATTATCACAGTGTTATCGGACTAAGTATCATTTTTACGCCTCTTTCCTATAAGAATATTAATCTACTATCTAAAATGTAGTAAAATTCATCACAACATGGGTATCAGATTAACGAAAAAATAGGTTTTCAAAAAAAATTAATCTACTGACAAATTCTTTTTAAAATTTTAATCATGAACATGTTTTTTTATCATAATTTTTATTTTTTTAAATTTATTTTAAATTTTTTTTT
This is a stretch of genomic DNA from Methanobrevibacter millerae. It encodes these proteins:
- a CDS encoding CRISPR-associated endoribonuclease Cas6, which encodes MVMKGSPELIAFAYDVGLGNNNHHGFGMLDIY